A single Lactuca sativa cultivar Salinas chromosome 8, Lsat_Salinas_v11, whole genome shotgun sequence DNA region contains:
- the LOC111895408 gene encoding uncharacterized protein LOC111895408: MAQKPRWGELEEEDDGGDYDYLLPPKQVIGPDEHGLKKIIEYKFNDEGNRVKITTTTRVRKLANARLSKRAVERRSWPKFGDAVQEDVGARLTMVSTEEIIFERPRAPGTKAEDSNASGDPLAQMSKGGAVLMVCRTCGKKGDHWTSKCPYKDLAQPTESFSENPNPSDSSATGATGATKGAYVPPTMRAGAVRTTAGADMRRRNDENSVRVNNLSEDTREPDLLELFRPFGNVSRVYVAMDQKTGMSRGFGFVNFVRREEGERAIAKLNGYGYDNLILSVEWAAPRAN; encoded by the exons ATGGCTCAAAAACCCAGATGGGGAGAATTGGAGGAAGAAGATGATGGCGGTGACTATGACTATTTGTTGCCGCCGAAACAGGTTATTGGACCCGACGAACACGGCTTGAAGAAGATTATTGAGTACAAATTCAACGACGAAGGTAATCGGGTTAAGATTACCACCACCACACGCGTCCGTAAACTCGCCAATGCTCGGCTCAGCAAGCGCGCCGTGGAGAGGCGTTCTTGGCCCAAGTTCGGTGATGCCGTTCAAGAGGACGTCGGCGCCAGACTCACCATGGTTTCAACCGAGGAAATCATCTTTGAGCGACCTAGGGCTCCAG GTACAAAAGCTGAAGACTCAAATGCATCTGGAGACCCATTAGCCCAAATGTCGAAAGGAGGAGCTGTATTGATGGTATGCAGGACATGTGGGAAGAAAGGAGACCATTGGACCTCAAAGTGCCCTTACAAGGACTTGGCTCAGCCTACTGAGTCCTTCTCTGAGAACCCAAACCCTTCAGACTCATCAGCCACAGGTGCAACCGGTGCAACCAAGGGTGCATATGTCCCACCCACGATGCGTGCAGGTGCGGTTCGAACCACTGCTGGTGCAGACATGAGGCGGAGGAATGATGAGAACTCGGTTCGGGTCAATAACCTTTCAGAGGACACCCGTGAGCCTGATTTGCTGGAGCTGTTCAGACCTTTTGGGAATGTTTCTAGGGTTTATGTGGCTATGGATCAGAAGACTGGAATGAGCAGAGGGTTTGGGTTTGTTAATTTTGTCAGGAGGGAAGAGGGGGAAAGAGCTATTGCTAAGCTTAATGGTTATGGTTATGATAACCTTATATTGAGTGTTGAGTGGGCTGCTCCCAGGGCAAATTAG